The region CTGAACAACCAGAGAGAATGGGGCTTCCTGTGTGACTGCTGTATTGTCATTGGAGACATTTACTTCCGGGCACACAGGGCGGTCCTGGCAGCCTGCAGCTCTTATTTCCGAATGATGTTTATCAAAGACCAGCCGGTTACGGCCCGTCTGAATCTCAGCAACATGCAGATCAGTGCAGAATGTTTTGATCTCATTCTACAGCTTATGTACCTTGGGAGAATCTCTTTGGGCCCGTACGAGTTTGAGGAACTCAAAGCAGCTATGGTTTATTTGCAGATGTATTATATTCCAGAATCTCTGGAGGACCTTAAAGATGTCAGTCGTACAAATCTGACTCCTCCTTTGACTAGCAGTAAAATGATATTTGGCGTCCGTATGTATGAACAGAAGACAGGCAGCATAGTAGAAGCTGAGAGGTTGCAGCAAGCCACCAACTCAACATCAGCTGTGCAAAGTAGTAGTCattgtagcagcagcagcagcagcaacaggcagCCCGACGATATCGTGGTGTCTCGTGTTATGTCTAATGTGGACACTGTTTCTGAACAGCCATGTGACCTGCGCAAGAAACCCTGCAGTAAAGTTTCACACATTAAAGAGCGCCCACGTTTTGGAAAAACATACACCTGTGATGATTGTGGGTTTGTTTTCAGCTGTGAAAAACTATTAATTGAACATATCTTGACCTGTACTAACAGAAAGGCATTTCAGGCACCCAAACAGAGTGCTGGAATAGACAACGGATTTAGTAAGACCGAAAGCTCTGTCTCGGAGTCATCGGAGGACCAGAACGATGTTTGCAAAATGGACGCAGATTGGCTAGAGCAGAAATCGGATACAGAAAGCTTTAATAATGAAACTTTGATCAAAACAATGGGGGTAGACTGTAAACAGACTGCAACAAGGAATGCCATCATTATCAAAGTCGAGCCGGAGGAAAGCTCTGCTTTAATGCTAAACGGCATTAAAGTGGTCCAGGTTAACGATAACAGTGTGGACAATTGTGCTCTGAGCGATGTATATGAGGACGGGATGAAAGAGTCAGTTTTTCATATTAAAGATGACGAAGCAGCCATGTCTAGGAAGGAGAACTGTAAGAGTTCTTTTGAGATTCATTTGGGAAAACGAGACAATAAAGGCACTTTAACCAAAGCCATAAAAGAGGAAAGGCTGGACACTGTGTATATCACTTGCGAGCTATGTGGGATATCTTTAACGGAGGAAGACCAGTCTTCCCATTATATATCGAGTCATATGGGACATATTTGTGCTTGCGGTAAGTGTGGCCAGGTATTAATCAAAGGACAGCAGTTACAAGAACACGCACAGAGATGTGGGGAAACAACTGATTTGGAAACTGATGGCATAGGAGAAGACTCAGTCGACGAGGAGAAACAGGTATTGGACGAAGGCCTATCAGAAAGCGATGTACAGTTCGAGAGTGACATCGCCAGGTCTTGCCAGATGTACAAGGATGCTTGTTTCACCTTCCGTTGCCCACACTGCAGTCTGCGTTTCGAGAACGAGAAGTTAGTGGTAGACCACATGGCCAAGTGCGCAAAGCAAAACATGTTCAAAAGCACCTTGGCAGAGCAAAGGGAACAAGACCACAGACGGAAGCATTTCTGCAGCATCTGTGGGAAGGGGTTTTACCAGCGCTGTCACCTTCGGGAGCACTATACAGTTCACACCAAGCAGAAGCAGTTCTCCTGCGTGACGTGTGGGAAGCAGTTCCTGCGAGAGCGTCAGCTGCGGCTGCATAACGATATGCACAAAGGCATGGCCAGGTACATTTGCCCTGTCTGCGATCAGGGGACTTTCCTTAAGCATGATCACGTGCGGCACATGATCTGCCACCTGTCTGCTGGGGAGACTATATGCCAGGTGTGCTTCCAGATATTCTCCAACAGCGTTCAACTAGAGCAGCACATGGATGTGCATTTGTACAGTTGTGGGGTTTGTGGGGAGAAGTTCAGATTGAGGAAAGACGTGAGAAGCCACTATAACTCTAAACACAAATTATGATAGAGAAAGACTGAGTCATGTGTTGCATGTAGAAGCCATAGATGTGAAAAGATGTATAATCCtaaaaaatacaccaaaactATTTTAGGCATATTGTAATATGGAGGGGATCTTTGTGTTGATGCCATTTAAGTAGAGGGTTTTGTGCCAGAAGTTTTGATATAGttctaaaatgtaacatttcagtcTTCACAAATGAAGAGAATAGCAAGTGATGCAAGACTAGAGGTGGTGATTGTATTGCCCATGTTTCCTTATTTACCTTCAGATCCCTTACTTcccttggtatctctgaatagagaatcatctcctctttaaaacatttgcaaaatacTTTAATGAGCAATTCCTCTCTCAAGTATAATAGTACCCAAAATGCTCTCCTTTTTCATGGTAAAACTGGGGATGGCGAGCTGGTTGCCGGATAACT is a window of Polyodon spathula isolate WHYD16114869_AA chromosome 12, ASM1765450v1, whole genome shotgun sequence DNA encoding:
- the LOC121323791 gene encoding zinc finger and BTB domain-containing protein 1-like → MSKPSHSDHVLQQLNNQREWGFLCDCCIVIGDIYFRAHRAVLAACSSYFRMMFIKDQPVTARLNLSNMQISAECFDLILQLMYLGRISLGPYEFEELKAAMVYLQMYYIPESLEDLKDVSRTNLTPPLTSSKMIFGVRMYEQKTGSIVEAERLQQATNSTSAVQSSSHCSSSSSSNRQPDDIVVSRVMSNVDTVSEQPCDLRKKPCSKVSHIKERPRFGKTYTCDDCGFVFSCEKLLIEHILTCTNRKAFQAPKQSAGIDNGFSKTESSVSESSEDQNDVCKMDADWLEQKSDTESFNNETLIKTMGVDCKQTATRNAIIIKVEPEESSALMLNGIKVVQVNDNSVDNCALSDVYEDGMKESVFHIKDDEAAMSRKENCKSSFEIHLGKRDNKGTLTKAIKEERLDTVYITCELCGISLTEEDQSSHYISSHMGHICACGKCGQVLIKGQQLQEHAQRCGETTDLETDGIGEDSVDEEKQVLDEGLSESDVQFESDIARSCQMYKDACFTFRCPHCSLRFENEKLVVDHMAKCAKQNMFKSTLAEQREQDHRRKHFCSICGKGFYQRCHLREHYTVHTKQKQFSCVTCGKQFLRERQLRLHNDMHKGMARYICPVCDQGTFLKHDHVRHMICHLSAGETICQVCFQIFSNSVQLEQHMDVHLYSCGVCGEKFRLRKDVRSHYNSKHKL